A genome region from Carcharodon carcharias isolate sCarCar2 chromosome 17, sCarCar2.pri, whole genome shotgun sequence includes the following:
- the nkx1.2la gene encoding NK1 transcription factor related 2-like,a, with translation MFECPGSGEEMAPTHKISFSIIDILDPQKFTGKSQAFELRQNGLNEGSEVSVLSSEEQSLKETGVKLSAEKNSNQIGTYSDGSDWEQDTLSNANTPKKSLESHESFQPFKEDKISTQPELDKEHTASTELEARSEHTAPRQKRRRAEPGCAKPRRARTAFTYEQLVALENKFRSTRYLSVCERLNLALALSLTETQVKIWFQNRRTKWKKQNPGADSTMQPGSTSLSRVSPSPPGPSVLNFPTFQTYAAGNVICQAATPVPLISSTAGLMSPFLSSAYLTPFYAPHL, from the exons ATGTTCGAGTGCCCGGGCAGTGGGGAAGAGATGGCTCCCACTCACAAGATTTCCTTCTCCATCATAGACATCCTCGACCCCCAGAAATTCACAGGCAAGTCGCAAGCATTTGAGCTGCGACAGAATGGGCTAAATGAAGGCAGTGAGGTGTCAGTACTCAGCAGTGAAGAACAGAGTTTGAAAGAGACAGGTGTAAAACTAAGTGCTGAAAAGAACAGCAACCAAATCGGCACCTATTCTG ATGGAAGTGATTGGGAACAAGACACACTTTCCAATGCTAATACACCAAAAAAGTCTCTAGAATCTCATGAAAGCTTTCAACCATTTAAAGAGGATAAAATTTCGACACAACCTGAATTAGACAAAGAGCACACTGCCTCAACTGAATTGGAAGCCAGGTCGGAACACACTGCACCCAGACAAAAACGACGTCGAGCTGAGCCAGGCTGTGCTAAACCAAGACGAGCTAGAACTGCCTTCACGTATGAGCAACTAGTGGCCCTGGAGAATAAATTCCGCTCAACTCGTTATCTGTCGGTTTGTGAACGTCTCAACCTGGCCCTGGCCCTCAGCCTTACAGAAACACAGGTTAAAATCTGGTTTCAAAACAGACGTACCAAGTGGAAAAAACAGAACCCTGGGGCAGACAGTACAATGCAGCCCGGATCTACTAGCTTGTCTCGAGTCAGCCCAAGCCCTCCTGGACCAAGTGTACTCAACTTCCCAACTTTTCAgacatatgctgcagggaatgTCATTTGCCAGGCAGCAACTCCAGTCCCTTTAATATCATCTACTGCAGGGCTGATGTCTCCCTTTCTGAGTTCTGCCTACCTGACACCATTTTATGCTCCACATTTGTGA